GCGGTAGCCTCGCTTGACGCGTGTCTTCGGGTGGTGAAGGACGGCGGCGTCTTCTGTATCTACCCCGAGGGCACACGCTCCCCGGACGGCCGGCTCTACCGGGCCAAGACGGGTGTGGCATGGCTGGCCCTCAAGTCCGGCGCGCCCGTGGTGCCGGTAGCCATGAGCGGCACCGATCGCGTCCTGCCGCCCGGGCGCGTGCTTCCGCGTCCGGCCAAGGTCAGGGTCGTCTTCGGCAAGCCCGTCGACCTCTCCCTGTACGAGGACTCCGCCGCTGACGCTGCTGCCCGAAGGGCTGTCTCTGACCTGATTGTGCAAGCCATAGCAGAGGTCTCCGGCCAGGAGTACGTGCCCGTCTACGCGTCGAGGGCGAAGGAGCAGGGCTGGCCCGGCCGCGTTCTCCCCGAACTACGGCGAAGTGACAACTAGCTCTCTGTGATCAGCGTGACGCGCGGTCAGGGACCTGTTCCCCACCGGGCTGCCCGGGCCCTGGATTCACCTGGGCATGAAGTCGGCATCGATGAGAGGACGAGCACCAAGATGACGTATCAGGACCGACACACTGCGCCAGACAGGGTGACCTCGGAGAAGGCGCAGACGGACGATACGGGACCGTCGGTGGCGCGGGAGCAGCACGATCCCGCCGAGGAGTCCGTACGGGTACGGTCGTCAGGAGGCGCGGAGTTCGTGGTCCGGCTACTGCGTGCGGAGCGGCCAGACGCCCCCGTGGCGCTCGTGGTACCGGCGATGGGGGCGCGGGCGCGGTTCTACGCTCCCTTTGCCCGCGGGCTGCACCAGGGCGGCCTGCACGTGGCGGTCACGGACCTCCGTGGCCAGGGCGAGAGCACCCCGATGGCACGCCGCGGAGTGGCTTACGGGTACCGGGAGATGGTCGATGACGACCTTCCCGCGGTCGCCCGTGCGGTCTCCGCCGCGTTCCCGCGGTCGCCGGTGGTACTCATCGGGCACAGCCTCGGCGGCCAGCTCGCGCTGCTCAGCAGCGCGACCGAGCTCACCGGGGTGCACGCCGTCGTGCTGACAGCGGCCGGGTCGGTCTGGTGGCGGGGGTTCGGCTGGGTGCGTGGGCCCCGTAACCTGGTCGGCAGCCAGCTGTTCGCGGCGCTCGCCACGGTGCTCGGCTACTGGCCCGGGGAACGGCTCGGCTTCGGTGGCACCCAGCCCACGGCAGTGATGCGGGACTGGGCGCGGCAGGGCCGCACCGGCCGCTACACGCTGCGAGGCAGCGACACCGACTACGAGGCGGCGCTCGCGCGGCTGACGCTTCCCGTCCTCGCGGTCGGCGTGGAGAACGACAGCCTGGCGCCGCCCGGCGCGACGGACCATCTGCTGCAGAAGATCCCGGCTGCCCCAGTGAGCCGGTGGCACTACTCCGAGGCCCTTGCAAGCAGTCACCGGCTGGACCACTTCAGGTGGGTCCGGCACAGCGACGGCATGAGCGCGTACATCACGGACTGGATCTTCGGCACGCTCACCACGCAGGAGGGACAACTGAGGTGACCGCTGGCAGGACGGTCCCGGGGGTAACTGCCGTTCGTCGCCTGCGCCGGCGGGCTCCTGGACGCGTGGCCTCGCGGCTTGAGCGGCGGAACGGCAGGGTGCTCAGCCTTGCGGATCCTGCGGCTTGACGTCGAGGTCGCGCAGATGCCGGTCCTTGAGCTCGGTGCGGGCCTCCGTGCGGTGGCCACGGGCGACGTAGTCCCGCACGATCGCCTCGATCGCGTCCTGGGGCGAGCCGATCCCCGCCAGGACCATCACTTCCACTACGAGTTCGGCGTCCAGCGTGATATTGACCTTGGCCACCGTGCCTCCTCATCGCGTCGCAGGCGCACTCTAGCTGCTCGTGGTTCCGCGCCCGTGGGCGTGCCGCTCGTGCACACCTCTCCAGGCGTCGGACCCGTACGCCTCGGCCCTCCGGCCCGTGTGGCCTGACGACGGTCAGGCGAGCAGGTTCACGGTGTGCTGGAAAAGTCCGGGGAAGCGGGCCGCAGCAGGGGTGATCAGGGGTGCCAGCCGGGGCTGGTTGCGGGCCCACAGCAGGGACCTGGTCAGCAGCCGGTAATTGCGGGACAGCCGGCACCACGCGCGTTCGTACGCCTGCGGCCGACCCTCGCGCAGGCAGCGCACCAACTCGGCGGCCGCCGTCAGGGCGAGGGTGAGGCCCTCGCCCGTCAGAGCGTCGACATACCCGGCTGCGTCGCCCACGAACAGGACTCGGCCGGCCACCCGGGAGCGGGCCTGCTGGCGGAGCGGACCCGCGCCCCGGACCGGCGTCCGGCCTGCTTCGGCGAGCCGGGTCGCCAACAGCGGGAATCGGGCCAGTTGGGCATCGTACGGGAGCTGTTCGGACGTCAGGACGGCAATGCCGACCTGACGCGGGCTCAAAGGAGTGACGTAGGCCTCGCAGGCCGCCGACCAGTGCACCTCCACCAAGTCGCTCCACGGCTCGATGGCGTAGTGGCGCCGCAGCCCGTACCGCGATGGCTGCCGAGGGGCGGCCGGCCGAACGCTCAGGCCGAGCGCCCGACGGGTCGGTGAGTGCAGTCCGTCTGCTGCCACGAGATAGCGGGCGGCCATCCCGTCCGCCGTGACGTGGGTGTCGTGCTGGATCACCTGGCGAACTCGGTGCCGGATGACCGGAACGCCGAGTTGGGCGACCCGGGCGGTGAGTGCCTCGTGCAGCACGGTGCGGCGCGCGCCGAGTCCGTGGCCCGCCCGGAACACGGCTTCGGCGCGCCGCTCGCCAACTGCGTCCGCGTAGCGAATCCCGCGCAAGGGCCAGCCGGTCACCTCGACGTCCAGGGCGTCCAAGGCGCGCACCGCGCCCGGCATCAGGCCCTCCCCGCAGGCTTTGTCGACGGGCGCGGGACGCGGTTCGGCGACCACGACGTCGAGCCCGGCCAGTGCTCCGTGGATCGCGGTGGCCAGGCCCGCCGGGCCGCCGCCCACGACGAGGAGGTCGATCACGGGGCCGCCTCCGGGGCCGGAAGGGGGCGGGCGCAAGCCAGCGCGTCGTCCTCGCACGGGATGCGTACGGTCATCAGGGCGGCGTTCAGCAGGAAGAAGCCCAGGGCGGTCATCCAGGCCGTGTGTACCAGGGGAAGGGCCAGGCCCTCGACGGCGACCGCCAGGTAGTTGGGGTGGCGCAGGTGCCGGTAGGGGCCGGCGGTGACCAGCGGGAGACCGGGGACGATCAGCACGCGGGTGTTCCAGCGAGGACCGAGGGTTCTGATGCACCACCACCGCAGCCCCTGGGCGGCGAGCACGAGGACCAGAGCAGGCCAGCCGAGCAGGGGCAAGAAAGGCCGATCGGCCGCCCAGGGCTCCACGAGGCAGCCGAACAGCAGCGCCGTATGCAGGGCGACCATCGCCGGGTAGTGCCCGGCCCCTCGTTCGTGGGCGCCCCGAGCGCGGCTCCAGGCAGCGTTGCCGCGCGCCACGACCAGTTCCGCGAACCGTTCGGCGACGACCAGCAGGACCAGCACGGTGTACGGCGTCATGGCGCACTCACCAGGCCAGCAGTACGAGTTCGGAGGAGAAGCCCGGTCCGAAGGCGACCATGAGGCCGGTCGCTCCCGTCGGCGGAGCTTCGACGCAGGTGTCGCGCAGGATCTGCAACACCGAGGCGGAGGACAGGTTTCCCGTGGAGGCCAGCGCGCGCCGGGAGGGAGCCAGGGCGGTGTCCGGCAGGCCGAGCTCGTCGGCTAGCGCGTCCAGGATCCTAGGGCCGCCAGGATGGCAGATCCAGGCCGCGACGTCCCTCGGTTTGAGGTCGTGGCCGGCGAGGAAGGACTCGATCTCCTCCGCCACGTGAAGCCTGACGAGCTCGGGGATCTCCCGACCCAGAACCATGCGGAAGCCCCAGTCGCCGACGTCCCAGCCCAGCAGGTGGCTGGTCCCCGGGTACAGGCGGCTGCGGGTGGCCACGACCACCGGCCCGGACGAGCCGGCCCCGCGCGCTGTCGCGTTGTGGTGTTCGCCGCCGATCGCCACCAGCGCGGCGGCCCCGTCCCCGAACAGGCTGCCCGCCACCAGGTTCGCCGGCGAGGTGTCGGCCGGCTGCAAGGTGAGCGAGCACAGTTCGGTGGACAGGAGGAGCGCCGTACCGCCTGGACGGCCGGTGAGGAAGTCGTGGACCCGGGCCAGCCCCGCCGCCCCGCCGGAGCAGCCGAGCCCGAAAAGCGGTACCCGCTTGACGTCGGGCCTCAGCCCTACGTGTTCGGCCAGCCGCGCCTCCAGGGAAGGCGCCGCGATGCCGGTCACGGTCGTCGAGACGACCAGGTCGATCTCCTCGGCCCGCACACCCGCTTCTTCGAGTGCCCGCTGGACGGCCTCGGCGCCCAGGCCGACGGCAAGTTCGACGAACAGACGGTTGGTGTGGCCGAAGCCGCCGAGTTCCCGGTACCGGTCCAGGGGGAGGGCGAGGTGGCGCGTCTCCACCTGGGCCGCGCCGTGCAGCCGGCGCAGGAGCGCGCCGTCGGCCCCGGACGGCAGGCAGGATGCGAGGACGTCGGTGATCTCCTGCTGCCTGTAGCGATGCGGCGGGAACACCGTGCTCACCGCGAGGACGCGTGTCATTGCTCCAACATAGGGACAGTGGGACGTCGCCACGCTGAACGCGGCCGTCATGGGCGCGCCGGATACGTAGCGTGGGTGCGATGCCCGCCACCACCGACGAAGGAGTCACCTCAGCCACCCCGGCCGCCGGGTCCGCGAAGGCCCAGCGGCTCGCCCTCGCAGGCTTCCTGAGGCTCCTCAAAGCCAGTCACCCACTGCCGGCCGCCGCTGTCACGCTGCTCACCGCCCTGCTTGCCGCCGCCGTCGGGCTCGGCCCCGCCGCCGGGACCACAGCGGTGGCCGCGGTCGCCACGGGCCAGCTGTCGGTCGGCTGGTGCAACGACCGACTGGACATGCGGCGCGACGCGGCGGCCGGCCGCCGCGACAAGCCGCTCGCCGCAGCAGAGGTGCGGCCGGGAGTGGTGGCCGCGGCGGCGGGTGCGGCCTTGATCGTCTGTGTCCCGCTGTCGTTGGCCTGCGGCGCCCGGGCCGGATCGGTCCACCTCGGCTGCGTTGCAGCCGCCTGGTCCTACAACCTGTGGCTGAAGCGCACGCCCGCTTCCTGGTTGCCGTACACCGTCGCGTTCGGACTGCTCCCCGCCTTCCTGACACTGACCTCGCGGCCGGGCGGCTGGCCGCCGGTGTGGCTGACGGCCGCGGCCGCCCTGCTGGGGACGAGTGCACACTTCGCCAACACCCTGCCCGACATCGACGAGGACATCGCGGGCGGTGTTCTGGGTCTCCCGCAAAGACTCGGACGACGCGGATCCATCGTGCTGGCCGCCGTTCTGGCCTTCGCCTCCTGTGCGGTGCTGACCTGCGGACCCGCCGGTCCGGTGACCTCCGCCGACCGGCTGCTGCTGGGCGTGACATCGGCCCTGTGTCTGGCGGCGGTGGCCGCACCTCCCGTCCTGGCACGCGGCCGGATGCCCTTCCTGGTCGTCCTGCTGCTCGCCGGAGCCGACGCCGCACTCCTCGTCCTGGCCGGCCTCGCTCTCCCTGCCGACTGAGGTGCGACTGAGGTGGATCGCCCGCACGGCCCAGCCGCGAGGGGCCAAGTCGCTCCGACAGGGACATACCGCACCTCTACCTGCCGGGTTCTTCCGCGCTCCCCGATCCCAAACGCCGCGAGGCGTCGTGGCGTTCGTCCGCGTGGCCGCCGGCGCCCAGCAGTCCAGTGGCTTCGAAGGGCCGCGTACGCTCCAGGCGCGGCAGTTCACTGCGGGCGACGCGGGTCACCACGGCCGGGAGACAAGCACGCACGGGTTGGACGGCACGAAGCCAGACCGGCATGTACACGGATGTCGCGCGTCGCTCCGCGGCGACGGCCAGCCGCTCGGCGACCTGATCCGCCGGGTACACCTTGCGTGCGGGCGGCGGCATGTGGGCGCGCAACTCGCGCAGGACGGCGTGACGGTCAGCGTCCCGGATCATGTCGGTATCGGTCCAGTTGATGTAGGCGATGCCGACTGCCACACCTCGGTGGGCGAGTTCCGCGCGCAGGGCGTGGGCGAAGGACTCGACGCCGGCTTTGGAGGCGCAGTAGGCGCTCATGAGAGGGGACGTCCCCATGGCCGCCAGCGAGGCGACCTGCAGGTAGTAGCCGCGAGTCTCGAGGAGGTCGGGCAGGAAGCAGCGTGCTGTCGCCGCACTGCCGATCAGGTTGACCTCGATGACTCGGCGCCAGACCAGTGGATCGGAGTCGGCGAACGGGCCTCCTTCGGCAACGCCTGCGTTGCCGACCACCAGGGATGCCGCTCCGAGGCGGGTTCGGACCTCTCCGGCCGTGTCTGCCATGGCCGCGTCGTCGGTCACGTCGACTTCCCAGCAGGCGGTTTCGTTGCGCAATGAGGCCGCGACCTCTTGGAGGCCTGCCCCTTCCAAGCCCAGAAGGGCCAATCGCGCACCCCGGTCGTCGAATGCCCGCGCCAGGGCCGCTCCCAGCCCGCGCGCCGCTCCGGTAACCACGACCGTGCGGCCCCGCAGGGGCCGACTGTGACCTCGTATGCCCATGTGGCGCCACCGCCCGGAGTCCGCCAGCCTGGTCGCGGCGTCGTGGCGGGCGGGTCAGCCCTTCCTTTTCCGCTTCGATCCCTCCTGCGCGTCGACGCCGGTGAACGCGGAGGCGTCCTTGCCGCCGCTGGGGCGCTGAGAGCGCCCTCGGGGCCCCAGCTCGTGGTGGCCCTTCTGGCCCGTGCCGGCCAGGTCCTCTCCGCTTCGCGAAGTGGACTCGACCGGCGTTCCCTCGTCGGCCTTGGCCGAGGGCCGCTGCCTGCGCGTGGCGCCCTGTGCCTTGTCCGGCGTGTCGAAGGAGCGCCGGGCGCTGGGGTTGTCCTGCGTGTGCGTGGAGTCGACGTCGACCGACCATCCGTGCTGATCGGTCCCTTCGTGTCGGCTGGGCCCTTCTCCGTGCTTGGGGTGCGACTTCGGGGTCATGAGCATGCTCCTCTTCCTGGCATCCCCCGGTGCTGCCC
This sequence is a window from Streptomyces sp. HUAS YS2. Protein-coding genes within it:
- a CDS encoding isoprenylcysteine carboxyl methyltransferase family protein, producing the protein MTPYTVLVLLVVAERFAELVVARGNAAWSRARGAHERGAGHYPAMVALHTALLFGCLVEPWAADRPFLPLLGWPALVLVLAAQGLRWWCIRTLGPRWNTRVLIVPGLPLVTAGPYRHLRHPNYLAVAVEGLALPLVHTAWMTALGFFLLNAALMTVRIPCEDDALACARPLPAPEAAP
- a CDS encoding type II toxin-antitoxin system VapB family antitoxin; the encoded protein is MAKVNITLDAELVVEVMVLAGIGSPQDAIEAIVRDYVARGHRTEARTELKDRHLRDLDVKPQDPQG
- a CDS encoding NAD(P)/FAD-dependent oxidoreductase, whose translation is MIDLLVVGGGPAGLATAIHGALAGLDVVVAEPRPAPVDKACGEGLMPGAVRALDALDVEVTGWPLRGIRYADAVGERRAEAVFRAGHGLGARRTVLHEALTARVAQLGVPVIRHRVRQVIQHDTHVTADGMAARYLVAADGLHSPTRRALGLSVRPAAPRQPSRYGLRRHYAIEPWSDLVEVHWSAACEAYVTPLSPRQVGIAVLTSEQLPYDAQLARFPLLATRLAEAGRTPVRGAGPLRQQARSRVAGRVLFVGDAAGYVDALTGEGLTLALTAAAELVRCLREGRPQAYERAWCRLSRNYRLLTRSLLWARNQPRLAPLITPAAARFPGLFQHTVNLLA
- a CDS encoding SDR family oxidoreductase; translated protein: MGIRGHSRPLRGRTVVVTGAARGLGAALARAFDDRGARLALLGLEGAGLQEVAASLRNETACWEVDVTDDAAMADTAGEVRTRLGAASLVVGNAGVAEGGPFADSDPLVWRRVIEVNLIGSAATARCFLPDLLETRGYYLQVASLAAMGTSPLMSAYCASKAGVESFAHALRAELAHRGVAVGIAYINWTDTDMIRDADRHAVLRELRAHMPPPARKVYPADQVAERLAVAAERRATSVYMPVWLRAVQPVRACLPAVVTRVARSELPRLERTRPFEATGLLGAGGHADERHDASRRLGSGSAEEPGR
- a CDS encoding lysophospholipid acyltransferase family protein: MYEHLKRLTGPVLRAAVRLEAVGLENVPQSNGVILASNHLSIVDSTFLPLVLDRQVTFMAKAEYFEGGSWPTRIVSSFMRGSGQVPVDRQHQRAAVASLDACLRVVKDGGVFCIYPEGTRSPDGRLYRAKTGVAWLALKSGAPVVPVAMSGTDRVLPPGRVLPRPAKVRVVFGKPVDLSLYEDSAADAAARRAVSDLIVQAIAEVSGQEYVPVYASRAKEQGWPGRVLPELRRSDN
- a CDS encoding type III polyketide synthase, yielding MTRVLAVSTVFPPHRYRQQEITDVLASCLPSGADGALLRRLHGAAQVETRHLALPLDRYRELGGFGHTNRLFVELAVGLGAEAVQRALEEAGVRAEEIDLVVSTTVTGIAAPSLEARLAEHVGLRPDVKRVPLFGLGCSGGAAGLARVHDFLTGRPGGTALLLSTELCSLTLQPADTSPANLVAGSLFGDGAAALVAIGGEHHNATARGAGSSGPVVVATRSRLYPGTSHLLGWDVGDWGFRMVLGREIPELVRLHVAEEIESFLAGHDLKPRDVAAWICHPGGPRILDALADELGLPDTALAPSRRALASTGNLSSASVLQILRDTCVEAPPTGATGLMVAFGPGFSSELVLLAW
- a CDS encoding UbiA family prenyltransferase; this translates as MPATTDEGVTSATPAAGSAKAQRLALAGFLRLLKASHPLPAAAVTLLTALLAAAVGLGPAAGTTAVAAVATGQLSVGWCNDRLDMRRDAAAGRRDKPLAAAEVRPGVVAAAAGAALIVCVPLSLACGARAGSVHLGCVAAAWSYNLWLKRTPASWLPYTVAFGLLPAFLTLTSRPGGWPPVWLTAAAALLGTSAHFANTLPDIDEDIAGGVLGLPQRLGRRGSIVLAAVLAFASCAVLTCGPAGPVTSADRLLLGVTSALCLAAVAAPPVLARGRMPFLVVLLLAGADAALLVLAGLALPAD
- a CDS encoding alpha/beta fold hydrolase — encoded protein: MTSEKAQTDDTGPSVAREQHDPAEESVRVRSSGGAEFVVRLLRAERPDAPVALVVPAMGARARFYAPFARGLHQGGLHVAVTDLRGQGESTPMARRGVAYGYREMVDDDLPAVARAVSAAFPRSPVVLIGHSLGGQLALLSSATELTGVHAVVLTAAGSVWWRGFGWVRGPRNLVGSQLFAALATVLGYWPGERLGFGGTQPTAVMRDWARQGRTGRYTLRGSDTDYEAALARLTLPVLAVGVENDSLAPPGATDHLLQKIPAAPVSRWHYSEALASSHRLDHFRWVRHSDGMSAYITDWIFGTLTTQEGQLR